In Vibrio neptunius, the following are encoded in one genomic region:
- a CDS encoding MATE family efflux transporter, whose translation MDFGHDPIKRLFFKLYWPTLTGMLTMAAYQLADGIIVGYGVGTMALAGISMSFPLLFVAISLAMLIGVGSSMVIAIKLGENQSAVANRVFHYSCSISLLVSVALACVLLVFTDTWVGLLGASADIQPYLKEYLIYWTLFLPTLFLRFSFSFFVNNDKSPHISRNANIVSSLLNVLLDLLFVLVLEWGIKGAAIATGISQALAVIYMAYHFYLGEKHLSFKNYAFKIRDREQKRVIGLGFPIFISEISGALAFAMLNKAAISHGGSEAGAALATVNFTLFFVMKFLVGAAFSVQPVFGFNHGAKNHHRIEALLNFSLKFVFVIGVLAYVLIYLFAEQLVTLFNVVNPKEVQLAIQALLLFYPATAFMGANLIFGAYFQSVEKVKVATNLALIRGMVLVAFFLMVLPDIFGLVGVWLAMPLAEFIAFLLTLPLLYFKKEEQLV comes from the coding sequence ATGGACTTTGGACACGATCCGATAAAACGCTTATTTTTCAAATTATACTGGCCAACATTAACGGGAATGCTCACCATGGCAGCTTACCAACTGGCTGATGGCATCATTGTTGGGTATGGCGTGGGTACCATGGCATTAGCTGGTATAAGTATGAGTTTTCCACTTTTGTTTGTTGCAATCTCGCTTGCTATGTTAATTGGCGTAGGTAGCAGCATGGTTATTGCAATTAAACTGGGAGAAAACCAATCTGCGGTCGCCAATCGTGTTTTTCACTACAGTTGTAGCATTTCTTTATTGGTTTCTGTTGCGTTAGCTTGTGTATTGCTGGTGTTTACAGATACATGGGTTGGCCTACTTGGTGCCAGTGCTGATATCCAACCATACTTAAAAGAATACTTAATATACTGGACGTTATTTTTGCCTACGCTTTTCCTCCGGTTTAGTTTTAGCTTCTTTGTTAATAATGACAAATCTCCCCATATTTCACGTAATGCAAACATTGTATCCAGTCTTTTGAACGTCTTGCTCGATCTCCTGTTCGTCCTTGTTTTAGAGTGGGGAATAAAGGGTGCTGCTATTGCTACGGGTATCTCTCAAGCGCTTGCTGTTATTTATATGGCTTATCATTTCTACCTCGGTGAAAAGCATCTTTCATTTAAAAACTATGCATTTAAGATACGCGACCGCGAACAAAAGCGAGTGATAGGTCTAGGCTTTCCTATTTTCATCTCAGAAATTTCGGGCGCTTTGGCTTTCGCAATGCTGAACAAAGCTGCAATTTCACATGGAGGAAGTGAAGCCGGTGCGGCATTGGCAACCGTTAATTTCACGCTATTTTTTGTGATGAAGTTTCTTGTTGGCGCAGCTTTCTCGGTACAACCAGTGTTTGGTTTTAATCATGGAGCAAAAAATCATCATCGCATCGAAGCGCTACTCAACTTTTCACTGAAATTCGTCTTTGTGATAGGTGTATTAGCTTATGTCCTCATCTATTTGTTCGCTGAGCAGCTCGTCACTCTATTCAATGTTGTGAACCCTAAAGAGGTCCAATTAGCGATTCAAGCTCTTTTGTTGTTCTACCCTGCTACCGCGTTTATGGGAGCAAACTTGATATTCGGAGCCTACTTTCAATCAGTCGAAAAAGTAAAGGTAGCAACTAACTTAGCGTTAATTCGTGGCATGGTTTTAGTCGCGTTTTTTTTAATGGTGTTACCAGACATCTTTGGTTTGGTAGGAGTGTGGCTGGCGATGCCATTGGCCGAATTCATCGCCTTTTTGTTAACGCTTCCTTTGCTCTATTTTAAGAAGGAAGAGCAGTTAGTGTAG
- a CDS encoding O-acetyl-ADP-ribose deacetylase yields MVMITLINGDITQAKVDAIVNAANPKMLGGGGVDGAIHRAAGSDLLKACQQVKAVDGVRCPSGQARITTAGKLRAKHVIHAVGPIYHQVANPEQILQSAYRESLKLALAHQCLSIALPAISCGVYGYPLQEAAEIALTVCTESEFAQLDIQFYLFGEEMMTIWQHVQTTLIQEQS; encoded by the coding sequence ATGGTCATGATCACGCTCATTAACGGAGATATCACACAAGCTAAAGTAGATGCTATCGTCAATGCGGCTAACCCGAAGATGCTGGGTGGCGGAGGCGTCGATGGTGCAATCCATAGAGCGGCAGGTTCAGATCTCCTGAAAGCCTGTCAGCAAGTAAAAGCCGTTGATGGTGTGCGCTGTCCTTCAGGCCAAGCAAGAATAACCACCGCAGGTAAACTAAGAGCAAAACATGTTATTCATGCTGTCGGCCCTATTTATCATCAAGTTGCTAATCCAGAGCAAATATTGCAATCTGCCTATCGGGAATCACTCAAACTAGCACTCGCTCATCAGTGCCTAAGCATTGCCTTACCAGCAATTTCTTGCGGCGTTTATGGTTATCCATTACAGGAAGCCGCAGAGATTGCGTTAACGGTATGCACAGAGAGCGAATTTGCTCAGCTGGACATTCAGTTTTACCTTTTTGGTGAAGAAATGATGACCATCTGGCAACACGTTCAGACGACACTCATTCAGGAACAATCATGA
- a CDS encoding DUF2999 domain-containing protein, whose translation MNPILETLKENNISDEQINELFQTLTQNPLAAMATISQLGLPQEKLQLLMGQVMQNPALIKEAVEELGLDFSKVEEAKSKLQQ comes from the coding sequence ATGAACCCCATTCTAGAGACGTTGAAAGAGAACAACATCAGCGACGAGCAAATCAACGAGCTGTTTCAAACGTTGACACAGAATCCTCTAGCAGCCATGGCAACCATCAGCCAACTTGGTCTACCACAAGAGAAGCTACAACTTCTTATGGGCCAAGTAATGCAAAACCCAGCGCTAATCAAAGAAGCCGTTGAAGAGCTTGGCCTAGACTTTTCCAAAGTCGAAGAAGCAAAATCCAAGTTACAGCAATAA
- a CDS encoding D-2-hydroxyacid dehydrogenase family protein, whose amino-acid sequence MRIAILDDYQDQVRHLDCYKKLNGHEVTVFSGIPSNENQLIEQLQPFEILVLIRERTIITPNLLKNLPNLKLISQTGKISNHLNLTDCDQHQVAVAEGIGSPIAPSELCWALIMAASRHIPAYLERFKQGQWQQSGQPRLGKTLNGQTLGIWGFGKIGQRIAKYAEAFGMQVIIWGSESSRQNALEMGYQAASSRETFFEHCDVISLHLRLNDATRHIVTQKDLDAMKPDSLLVNISRAELIEPDALYQTLAKAPTKQAAVDVFDYEPAAKDNEPLLSLPNVVATPHLGYVEQGSYELYFQHAFDNILSFAKGDYSNIANAYILE is encoded by the coding sequence GTGCGTATTGCAATATTGGATGACTATCAAGATCAAGTTCGTCACTTAGACTGTTATAAAAAACTGAATGGCCATGAGGTCACTGTTTTTTCTGGCATCCCTTCAAACGAGAATCAATTGATCGAACAGCTACAACCGTTTGAGATATTGGTGCTGATTCGAGAACGCACCATCATCACACCCAATCTACTTAAAAACCTACCAAACCTAAAACTCATCAGCCAGACAGGAAAAATCAGCAATCACCTTAATCTAACGGATTGCGATCAACATCAGGTGGCCGTTGCCGAAGGCATTGGTTCCCCTATTGCTCCGTCTGAGTTGTGTTGGGCATTAATTATGGCAGCCAGCCGCCATATTCCTGCATACCTAGAACGGTTCAAACAAGGACAGTGGCAGCAATCCGGTCAACCTAGATTGGGGAAAACTCTCAATGGACAAACCCTAGGCATTTGGGGTTTTGGTAAAATCGGACAACGCATTGCTAAATACGCTGAAGCGTTCGGAATGCAGGTGATAATCTGGGGTAGTGAATCCTCCAGACAAAATGCTCTAGAGATGGGTTACCAAGCCGCAAGCAGTCGAGAAACGTTTTTTGAACATTGCGATGTGATTTCACTGCACCTGAGACTTAACGATGCAACACGCCACATTGTCACTCAGAAAGATCTAGACGCAATGAAGCCGGATTCGTTGCTGGTTAACATCAGTCGGGCTGAGCTCATTGAGCCAGATGCGCTCTATCAAACACTGGCTAAGGCTCCAACCAAACAAGCCGCCGTGGATGTTTTTGACTATGAGCCCGCCGCAAAAGACAACGAACCTCTACTGAGTTTACCCAACGTAGTTGCAACACCACATTTAGGCTACGTAGAGCAAGGCAGTTATGAGCTCTACTTTCAACACGCCTTTGACAACATCCTCTCCTTCGCGAAAGGTGACTATAGCAATATCGCTAACGCCTATATTCTGGAGTAA
- a CDS encoding Dabb family protein encodes MIRHILLIQFKPNASSQQIDALKASFLSMPDKVGGVESVEWGLNDSPEGKNKHYTHSVMMTFADEAGRDRYLPHPEHDALKEIFRPILEDIVVFDYTV; translated from the coding sequence ATGATCAGACATATTCTACTTATTCAATTTAAACCGAATGCTTCATCACAGCAGATTGACGCCCTAAAAGCTTCATTTTTATCTATGCCGGACAAGGTTGGTGGGGTCGAAAGCGTAGAATGGGGCCTCAATGACAGCCCAGAAGGGAAAAATAAGCACTATACCCATAGTGTAATGATGACGTTTGCTGATGAAGCAGGTCGCGACCGTTACCTCCCCCACCCAGAACATGATGCTTTAAAAGAGATCTTCAGACCAATCCTCGAAGACATTGTAGTGTTTGATTACACGGTATAA
- a CDS encoding cupin domain-containing protein, translating to MNLLQSIPEDLSQEVFEDLLSGRHFRLERIVSKGQCSEPDFWYDQDEHEWVLLLAGGARLQYQSGEEIELKTGDHIQIPAHTKHRVSYTTPDEETIWLAIFYED from the coding sequence ATGAACCTTTTACAATCCATTCCCGAAGATTTATCACAGGAAGTGTTTGAAGACTTACTCTCTGGACGTCATTTTCGTCTAGAGCGTATCGTCTCAAAGGGGCAATGTTCAGAACCTGATTTTTGGTATGATCAGGACGAACATGAATGGGTCTTGTTGCTGGCGGGGGGCGCCCGCCTTCAGTACCAATCCGGCGAAGAAATCGAGTTAAAAACAGGTGACCATATCCAGATTCCGGCCCATACTAAGCATAGAGTCAGCTACACCACGCCAGATGAAGAAACCATCTGGCTAGCGATATTTTACGAGGACTGA
- a CDS encoding AraC family transcriptional regulator, translated as MSFKHSQKPISQLASESLKFIHQNCHNAISLKEVAAAVHRVSSHVATIVKKETGFTVGEWICQARIQKASYRLTHSSLSVQTIATELDWKDVTHFIRQFKKVTGQTPAQWRKKQATNSNH; from the coding sequence ATGAGCTTTAAACACAGCCAAAAACCCATCAGTCAATTAGCATCAGAGTCACTGAAATTCATTCATCAGAATTGCCACAATGCAATTTCACTGAAAGAAGTGGCAGCGGCAGTGCACCGCGTATCTTCTCATGTGGCAACCATAGTAAAAAAAGAAACTGGCTTTACGGTTGGAGAATGGATCTGTCAGGCCAGAATACAGAAAGCGTCCTATCGGTTGACTCACAGCTCACTCTCTGTTCAGACCATTGCCACCGAGTTAGATTGGAAAGATGTTACGCATTTTATCCGCCAATTCAAAAAGGTGACAGGGCAAACCCCTGCTCAGTGGCGAAAAAAGCAAGCCACAAATTCCAATCACTGA
- a CDS encoding Rho-binding antiterminator — protein sequence MISCNQYDYIEIACLYHIPVRLVVESGQIVEGKAKTTRYDEHRRESIVIDSSAGEVHVPTESLVSMTALVENPHFNEIFFTQVG from the coding sequence ATGATATCTTGTAACCAATACGATTACATCGAGATAGCTTGCCTCTACCATATCCCTGTACGTCTGGTTGTAGAGTCAGGTCAAATCGTAGAGGGAAAAGCCAAAACCACCCGTTACGATGAGCATCGCAGAGAATCGATTGTCATCGATTCTTCAGCAGGCGAGGTGCATGTGCCAACGGAAAGCTTGGTATCCATGACCGCTTTGGTCGAAAACCCTCATTTCAATGAAATATTCTTCACTCAAGTCGGCTAG
- a CDS encoding transposase yields the protein MTTARKQLISIEATSYYHCVSRCVRRSFLCGEDPQTLVSYEHRREWIVNKMHSLAELYCIDICAYAIMSNHYHLVVNINRERALGLSHHQVVERWGMAHKLPPIVQRWLDGQLTHPMEQEKCIEIIERWRGRLWDLSWYMKELNYDISCKANKEDSCTGHFWESRFKSQALLDEKALAAAMAYVDLNPIRAGIATKPEDSEFTSIKARIDALNQQQSTAPCLHPFIGHESHLKRDGIPFRLMDYLELVDWTARQIRPNKASMNTSLPPILDRLGGDSNNWLKVCTQLEKFHVTAVGSQAKAIIAKAALNKKKLHLLTFE from the coding sequence ATGACAACTGCGCGCAAGCAACTTATCTCTATTGAAGCCACATCCTATTATCACTGCGTTTCTCGGTGTGTGAGGCGCAGCTTTTTATGTGGTGAAGACCCACAAACCCTAGTGAGTTATGAGCATCGCCGAGAGTGGATTGTCAACAAAATGCACTCGCTTGCTGAGCTCTACTGCATCGATATTTGTGCTTACGCCATCATGAGTAATCACTACCACTTAGTCGTCAATATCAATCGAGAGAGAGCCTTGGGCTTATCACATCATCAGGTTGTTGAGCGCTGGGGGATGGCGCATAAGTTACCCCCTATTGTTCAGCGCTGGCTTGATGGCCAGCTTACTCACCCAATGGAACAGGAAAAATGTATCGAGATCATTGAACGTTGGCGAGGACGTCTGTGGGATTTAAGCTGGTATATGAAGGAGCTTAACTACGATATTTCTTGCAAAGCGAACAAAGAAGATAGCTGCACTGGGCATTTCTGGGAAAGTCGATTTAAAAGCCAAGCTTTGCTTGATGAAAAAGCCCTTGCCGCTGCGATGGCGTACGTAGACCTCAATCCTATTCGAGCAGGCATTGCCACTAAACCCGAAGACTCAGAATTCACTTCCATCAAAGCTCGAATCGACGCCTTAAACCAACAGCAATCTACAGCCCCTTGCCTTCATCCATTTATCGGTCACGAGAGCCACTTAAAAAGAGACGGCATTCCTTTTCGATTGATGGATTATCTTGAATTAGTCGACTGGACAGCCCGTCAAATTCGGCCCAACAAAGCATCGATGAATACCAGCCTGCCCCCGATATTAGATAGGCTTGGAGGAGACAGCAATAACTGGCTCAAGGTGTGTACTCAATTGGAGAAATTTCACGTCACGGCGGTAGGCAGTCAAGCCAAGGCTATCATCGCCAAAGCAGCGCTGAATAAGAAAAAGCTTCATTTACTCACCTTTGAGTAA
- a CDS encoding CAP domain-containing protein, with the protein MSYRTRVIIPILFLAGYGQALASHTEQSNSTVTFAEQMLAAVNEARSRPQRCGSTRMPAVKPLTWDYRLERAAERHSSDMANNDFVSHTGSDGSSFIDRINQTGYTWRRAGENVAGGQRSIEAVMRSWMSSRGHCRSIMNANFEQMGASLVENSSARYHFYWTQVFATPSR; encoded by the coding sequence ATGTCATACAGAACACGAGTAATCATTCCAATACTGTTTTTGGCTGGGTATGGTCAAGCGCTGGCTTCTCATACTGAGCAATCAAATTCAACCGTAACGTTTGCCGAACAAATGCTGGCTGCTGTGAATGAGGCACGGTCACGCCCACAACGATGTGGTTCGACAAGGATGCCTGCGGTTAAACCACTTACCTGGGATTATCGGTTAGAACGCGCTGCAGAGAGGCACTCAAGTGATATGGCTAATAATGATTTTGTCAGTCACACGGGATCTGATGGCAGCTCCTTTATCGATAGGATCAACCAAACTGGTTATACATGGCGCCGTGCTGGTGAGAATGTAGCAGGGGGGCAGCGTTCTATTGAAGCGGTAATGAGATCATGGATGTCTAGCAGAGGCCACTGCCGCAGCATAATGAACGCTAATTTTGAGCAAATGGGCGCTTCATTGGTGGAAAACTCATCAGCAAGATACCATTTCTATTGGACCCAGGTCTTTGCCACGCCCAGTCGATAA
- a CDS encoding linear amide C-N hydrolase, producing MNQQLLALTLTATTMGTISSAAEACTRALYHSDALDTTMVTRSMDWEGYDQAVVRGIPRGTVLDTRAPKVYGVDLNKSGVANQAYKSKYAMIEIASFDAEFVTEAINEHGVLGQIHYLNTDWQEEKALEKGNTNIDGQQFVQYVVANAKNLDEVQSIIKNTNIRDQKLGGVPGLYDANAAVDRFLAHFIFADNSGETILVEMVNGEKDFIEELVP from the coding sequence ATGAATCAACAATTATTAGCGCTCACCTTAACTGCAACAACAATGGGAACCATTTCTAGCGCAGCAGAGGCTTGTACGCGAGCTTTATACCACTCAGACGCGTTAGATACGACAATGGTCACACGCTCTATGGATTGGGAAGGATACGATCAAGCTGTTGTTCGCGGTATCCCAAGAGGGACTGTCCTTGATACACGCGCACCAAAAGTATACGGGGTTGACCTCAACAAATCAGGGGTTGCCAACCAAGCTTACAAGTCAAAATATGCCATGATTGAAATTGCAAGCTTCGACGCAGAGTTTGTCACCGAAGCCATCAACGAGCATGGTGTGCTTGGTCAGATTCATTATCTCAATACCGACTGGCAAGAAGAAAAAGCGTTAGAAAAAGGCAATACAAACATCGATGGTCAGCAATTTGTTCAATACGTTGTTGCGAATGCAAAAAACCTTGATGAAGTGCAGTCTATTATCAAAAACACCAATATACGCGACCAAAAACTTGGTGGTGTACCTGGACTGTATGATGCGAATGCAGCTGTAGACCGTTTCCTTGCTCACTTCATTTTTGCTGATAATTCTGGTGAGACCATCCTTGTTGAAATGGTCAATGGCGAAAAAGATTTTATCGAGGAGCTGGTTCCTTAG
- a CDS encoding VOC family protein gives MIEVKGLDHIVLRTGNIQAMLHFYRDILHCPIERELPELGLTQLRAGDALIDLVVVDSELGKLGGKAPSQNGRNVDHFCLQIVPLEENALLNYLDQSGLIYEPFAERYGAQGFGRSIYIHDPEGNVVELKAQTLT, from the coding sequence ATGATTGAAGTAAAAGGACTTGATCATATCGTTCTGCGAACAGGCAACATCCAAGCTATGCTCCACTTCTATCGAGACATACTACACTGCCCTATCGAACGGGAGCTTCCAGAGCTGGGCTTGACACAGCTTCGCGCAGGCGACGCCCTTATAGACTTGGTTGTCGTCGACAGTGAGCTAGGCAAATTAGGAGGCAAAGCGCCCAGTCAGAATGGCCGCAATGTCGATCACTTCTGTCTTCAAATCGTTCCGTTAGAAGAAAACGCTCTGCTCAACTATCTCGATCAATCCGGCCTCATCTATGAACCCTTTGCAGAACGCTACGGTGCTCAAGGCTTTGGTCGCTCAATATATATTCATGATCCAGAAGGAAATGTGGTCGAGCTCAAAGCGCAAACATTGACCTAA